The genomic DNA GATAAATCATACTGTTGACTTCTACTATTCCTGCACACAGCATACGTATTCTTCGGTTCTCCATCCGGGAACAAGCACCAGTGGTGACAGCCAAAGCGTTTACCGTTTAACAGTGGCATTAGTATTCTTTTTTCACATACAAAAACAAATGACGTTATTAGTTACTTGCAAGGATAACATTTGGTTTTGAAGAAAAGGATAAGAATTCGGCTGGAATTTGGAATAGGAAAATGCAACCAGATGATACAGTCAAAGGAAACGCTCAACTGCCCACATCTAAGACATAAAAAAAGGGACAAAAACGACGAAGAAATGGAGCCGGATTAACAATTATGATCCACCGTCATCTCCGCCCAGCTCCTCTCGCAGCTCCATTTTAACAACTCCAAGATGCGTCCATCTGACGTCTCAAGATTGAACCTCTCCTCTTCACCTTCTGTTTCTGACAAATAGCTAACATTTGCATCACCGCCGCCCGTCAGATTGCTTTGGTTGCTCAAGTCGATGCCCACCAGATTGCTTCTTTGCTCGGGTCGACGCCCATCGGATTCATGTAACTCAAGTCATGATGCATGCCTTCGTCAAAACACAAAAGATTTGAAGAAACATGAGAGACAAAGTCTCGAGTTTACAGATCACGGCCAATCGATGTCGGCCCGGCTTTATTTTAGTTGCTAACCTTGCACTGGATATGTAAGCATCGCTTACTTCTGCGGCCACCTGACTTCTGACCACAAAGCACAAATTATTGCACTATTTGTGGTCCGTGCAAATCAAAGAGCTACGATACTAATACTCCAAGCTGTGCTTTTCAACTTGTTCTTGCAGCGTCTTCTGGTAGACCTTACTTATAAATTAcggctttttttttcctggccCCACAATAGTTTACTTTCCATTTGTAATTTATCCCCTTTTGATTTGAATCTGATTTCTTTGACCGGCTAGTATGACGACATCTGCAGTACACCTAAATGCACATATAAAACCCATACCCCTGGGCCCTGATCCTAGCTCCAGCGTCCCTCTCAGACATGCTACATTGTTTTATGTGCAAACCGGAAGCCAAGAAACCTGCTTGAGTCTTGATTGGTTGCCAGGCCAGTTTGCAGCTGCTGGGATTTGCCACAGATCGAGATCAATTCTAGGTGATCGCCATGGAGGAGCCACCTCAGCTGTTCCTGTGCCCCATCTCCATTGAGCTGATGGAGGATCCCGTCACGGTGTCCACCGGCGTCACCTACGACCGCCGCAGCATCGAACGGTGGTTCTTCAAGTACGGCAAGACGACGTGCCCGGCCACCATGCAGCGGCTCTCTTCCTTCGACCTCACGCCCAACCACACTCTCAAGAGCGTCATCTCCTCCTGGCTCGatcgcgcctcctcctcgtcgtcgtcgccgtcgaacGCGTCGCCGTGTAAGAAGCTGGGGCGGGAGAGGCTGCCGTCTGTGCTTGCCGGCATTGAGGCCACGCCGTTCAAGGTGACCGCGCTCAAGAACCTCAAGTCCTGCATGGAGGGGGACGTGGCGGCGCAGGAGGACTTCGTCGCCTGCGGCGGCATTGAGGTGCTCGGCCGCGTCATGACCCAGGCGCTGGCGGagagcagcgccggcggcgacttCTCGGCGTTCCGGACGTGCGAGGAGGCCGGCTccgtcctcgccgcgctcccccTCTCTGACGACGCGTCGGTGGAGCTCGTGCTCAGGCCGGAGTGCATGAGGCCCGTGGTCGCGCTGGTGCAGCGCGGCAGCGCCGAGGCGAGGCTGCACGCCATGGCCATCGTCGCCAAGGTCTCCAGGGCAagcggcgccggccgcgactGGACTAccggcgtcgacgtcgacgaCCTGGTCAGGTCCCTCCTCGA from Setaria italica strain Yugu1 chromosome VII, Setaria_italica_v2.0, whole genome shotgun sequence includes the following:
- the LOC101784922 gene encoding E3 ubiquitin-protein ligase PUB23, which encodes MEEPPQLFLCPISIELMEDPVTVSTGVTYDRRSIERWFFKYGKTTCPATMQRLSSFDLTPNHTLKSVISSWLDRASSSSSSPSNASPCKKLGRERLPSVLAGIEATPFKVTALKNLKSCMEGDVAAQEDFVACGGIEVLGRVMTQALAESSAGGDFSAFRTCEEAGSVLAALPLSDDASVELVLRPECMRPVVALVQRGSAEARLHAMAIVAKVSRASGAGRDWTTGVDVDDLVRSLLELLSDGASPKLSSRALEALLDVTALSRGARRAKAVEVGAVRVLVELLPDADRRAAERALLLLKRLCKCPEGRLAFAEHAAAVPAVSRTVMRVSGLASRLAVSVLWLVACAVTPAERVLDDMLMSGGVAKLLALVQVESSASTKEKAARLLRVHGAYWRQYPCFPTDLRDYLKFLN